The Streptomyces sp. P9-A4 genome contains a region encoding:
- a CDS encoding MFS transporter, with translation MVRLAAASLVGTAIEFFDFFVYGTAAALVLGPLFFPTFSPLAGTLAAFGTFAAGFLARPLGSVLFGHIGDRYGRRPVLFASLLLTGCATVAVGCVPTYATLGIAAPVLLLLLRFLQGLGLGGEWGGAVLLTAEHAPAHRRALWSSFPQIGPAVGFLLANGVMLALTAGLSDAEFRSWGWRVPFWAAGLLAAAGLLLRSSLAETPQFEELSASGERAGAPLAEVARDHWRLVLLTAGALAVGYAIFYTVSTWALAYGTEHLGVSSTVMLTCVMAAVAIKGAATPFVALLADRWGRRPLCLAGCAASALWMFPMVALLYTARPLLMFLGFLGSLLAFITMFAVVAAYLPELYEPRVRCTGAAVGYNLAGVLGGALTPIVATTLSDGVSGPPWGVAAYLTLVALVSLGCFALLPETLPERRVVETKETATA, from the coding sequence ATGGTCCGGCTCGCCGCCGCCTCGCTCGTCGGCACCGCCATCGAGTTCTTCGACTTCTTCGTCTACGGGACCGCCGCCGCCCTCGTCCTGGGGCCGCTCTTCTTCCCGACCTTCTCCCCGCTCGCCGGGACCTTGGCGGCCTTCGGCACCTTCGCCGCCGGTTTCCTGGCCCGTCCGCTGGGCTCGGTCCTCTTCGGTCACATCGGCGACCGGTACGGCCGGCGGCCGGTCCTCTTCGCCTCGCTGCTGCTGACCGGCTGCGCCACGGTCGCGGTCGGCTGTGTCCCCACGTACGCCACGCTCGGCATCGCCGCCCCCGTGCTTCTGCTGCTGCTCCGCTTCCTCCAGGGCCTGGGCCTCGGCGGCGAGTGGGGTGGTGCCGTCCTGCTGACCGCCGAACACGCCCCCGCGCACCGGCGCGCGCTGTGGTCGAGCTTCCCCCAGATCGGCCCGGCGGTCGGCTTCCTGCTTGCGAACGGGGTGATGCTGGCGCTCACCGCAGGACTGAGCGACGCGGAGTTCCGCTCCTGGGGCTGGCGGGTGCCGTTCTGGGCGGCGGGCCTGCTGGCGGCGGCCGGGCTGCTGCTGCGGTCCTCGCTGGCGGAGACCCCGCAGTTCGAGGAGCTGTCCGCGTCCGGCGAACGCGCGGGCGCCCCGCTGGCCGAGGTCGCCCGCGACCACTGGCGGCTCGTCCTGCTCACGGCGGGGGCGCTTGCCGTCGGGTACGCCATCTTCTACACGGTCTCCACCTGGGCTCTGGCGTACGGCACCGAGCACCTCGGGGTGAGCAGCACGGTGATGCTGACCTGTGTGATGGCGGCGGTGGCGATCAAGGGCGCCGCCACCCCCTTCGTGGCGCTGCTGGCCGACCGCTGGGGCCGCCGGCCGCTCTGCCTCGCGGGATGCGCGGCCTCCGCGCTGTGGATGTTCCCGATGGTGGCGCTCCTGTACACGGCGCGACCGCTGCTGATGTTCCTCGGCTTCCTGGGCTCGCTGCTCGCGTTCATCACGATGTTCGCGGTGGTGGCCGCGTATCTGCCGGAGCTGTACGAGCCCCGCGTCCGCTGCACGGGCGCGGCCGTCGGCTACAACCTGGCCGGTGTGCTGGGCGGCGCCCTGACCCCGATCGTCGCGACGACCCTGTCCGACGGCGTCTCCGGTCCGCCCTGGGGGGTCGCGGCCTATCTGACCCTGGTCGCGCTCGTCAGCCTCGGCTGCTTCGCGCTGCTCCCGGAAACCCTTCCGGAGCGCCGGGTCGTGGAGACGAAGGAGACGGCGACGGCCTGA
- a CDS encoding MBL fold metallo-hydrolase — protein MTYSGVVKVGGPADVHELTDLMISKVAVGPMDNNAYLLRCRATGEQLLIDAANDADTLLTLIGDDGIKAVVTTHRHGDHWQALAEVVAATGAVTYAGAYDVEGIPVATDVSVEDGDTVRVGRVELTARRLVGHTPGSIALVYDDPHGHPHVFTGDCLFPGGVGNTWKDPEAFASLIHDVETKLLAVLPDESWVYPGHGKDTTLGDERPHLPEWRARGW, from the coding sequence ATGACGTACAGCGGAGTGGTGAAGGTCGGCGGACCTGCGGACGTGCACGAGCTGACGGACCTGATGATCTCGAAGGTCGCGGTCGGCCCGATGGACAACAACGCGTACCTGCTGCGCTGCCGGGCCACCGGCGAGCAGCTGCTGATCGACGCCGCCAACGACGCGGACACGCTCCTCACGCTGATCGGTGACGACGGCATCAAGGCCGTCGTCACCACCCACCGGCACGGCGACCACTGGCAGGCGCTCGCCGAGGTGGTCGCCGCGACCGGCGCAGTGACCTACGCCGGCGCGTACGACGTGGAGGGCATCCCGGTCGCGACCGACGTGTCCGTCGAGGACGGCGACACGGTCCGGGTGGGGCGCGTCGAGCTGACCGCGCGCCGTCTGGTCGGGCACACCCCGGGCTCGATCGCCCTCGTCTACGACGACCCGCACGGCCACCCCCACGTCTTCACCGGCGACTGCCTCTTCCCCGGCGGCGTGGGCAACACCTGGAAGGACCCGGAGGCCTTCGCGAGCCTGATCCACGATGTGGAGACCAAGCTCCTCGCGGTCCTCCCCGACGAGTCCTGGGTCTACCCCGGCCACGGCAAGGACACCACGCTCGGTGACGAGCGCCCGCACCTGCCCGAATGGCGCGCACGCGGCTGGTAG
- a CDS encoding cysteine hydrolase family protein, which translates to MANSALLVMDVQRDVVAIADDGSGYLPRLRRAIDGARVAGIPVIYVVMGLRPGDPEVSPRSRVMAHVVRAGLFTEGAPGTEIHDDVAPQQGDVVVTKRRGSAFSGSDLDLVLRARDIGSLVLTGIATSAVVLSTLWHAVDLDFGLTVLADACLDTDPEVHTMLTEKLFPQWADVLAVEDWLKAIAP; encoded by the coding sequence ATGGCGAACAGCGCACTTCTGGTGATGGACGTCCAACGGGACGTCGTGGCCATCGCCGATGACGGTTCCGGATATCTGCCGCGCTTGCGCAGGGCGATCGACGGTGCCCGGGTCGCCGGCATCCCCGTGATCTACGTAGTGATGGGGTTACGGCCGGGCGATCCAGAAGTCAGTCCTCGCAGCAGAGTGATGGCACACGTCGTGCGGGCCGGCCTGTTCACCGAGGGTGCCCCTGGCACCGAGATCCATGACGACGTCGCGCCCCAGCAGGGCGACGTGGTGGTGACCAAGAGGCGGGGGAGCGCGTTCTCGGGCAGCGACCTGGACCTGGTACTCAGGGCTCGCGACATCGGCAGCCTTGTGCTCACCGGCATCGCCACCAGCGCTGTCGTGCTGTCCACCCTGTGGCACGCCGTCGACCTGGACTTCGGCCTCACCGTCCTGGCGGATGCCTGCCTCGACACCGACCCCGAGGTGCACACGATGCTCACCGAAAAGCTGTTCCCGCAGTGGGCCGATGTCCTCGCCGTCGAGGACTGGCTCAAAGCCATCGCACCGTAA
- a CDS encoding TerC/Alx family metal homeostasis membrane protein, producing MDVSMTLWVLTILGLGALIGADFFIGRKPHDVSVKEAGIWTVVWIVLAALFGLGLLLFGNSQASGEFFAGYITEKSLSVDNLFVFVLIMAKFSVPSHLQQRVLLVGVLIALVLRAIFIAAGAAIIASFSWVFYIFGAFLIYTAWKLIQEARSDDDEEDWEENRLLMTVEKKFGVADRYHGTKLFIRNNGKRIMTPLMVVMLAIGTTDILFALDSIPAIFGLTQDPYIVFTANAFALMGLRQLYFLIGGLLRKLVHLSYGLSVILGFIGVKLVLHALHESGVHVPEISIPFSLAVIGGVLVVTTITSLIASKRQSERAAAESVADADGAEKDSIGA from the coding sequence GTGGACGTTTCAATGACCCTGTGGGTGCTGACCATTCTCGGTCTGGGCGCCCTCATCGGAGCCGACTTCTTCATCGGGCGCAAACCCCATGACGTGTCGGTGAAGGAAGCCGGAATCTGGACAGTCGTCTGGATCGTGCTCGCCGCGCTCTTCGGGCTCGGCCTGCTGCTCTTCGGCAACAGCCAGGCCTCCGGCGAGTTCTTCGCCGGCTACATCACCGAGAAGTCGCTGAGTGTCGACAACCTCTTCGTCTTCGTCCTGATCATGGCGAAGTTCTCGGTGCCCTCCCACCTCCAGCAGCGCGTGCTGCTCGTGGGCGTGCTGATCGCCCTGGTGCTCCGCGCGATCTTCATCGCCGCCGGCGCCGCGATCATCGCGAGCTTCTCGTGGGTCTTCTACATCTTCGGCGCGTTCCTGATCTACACCGCCTGGAAGCTCATCCAGGAGGCGCGCTCCGACGACGACGAGGAGGACTGGGAGGAGAACCGTCTCCTCATGACCGTCGAGAAGAAGTTCGGCGTCGCCGACCGGTACCACGGCACCAAGCTGTTCATCCGGAACAACGGCAAGCGGATCATGACCCCGCTGATGGTCGTCATGCTCGCCATCGGCACCACCGACATCCTCTTCGCCCTCGACTCCATCCCGGCGATCTTCGGCCTCACTCAGGACCCGTACATCGTCTTCACGGCCAACGCCTTCGCCCTCATGGGTCTGCGCCAGCTGTACTTCCTGATCGGCGGCCTGCTCAGGAAGCTGGTCCACCTCAGCTACGGCCTGTCGGTGATCCTCGGATTCATCGGCGTGAAGCTCGTGCTGCACGCCCTGCACGAGTCCGGGGTGCACGTCCCCGAGATCTCCATCCCGTTCTCGCTCGCGGTCATCGGCGGTGTCCTGGTCGTCACCACGATCACCAGCCTGATCGCTTCCAAGAGGCAGTCCGAGCGAGCTGCCGCCGAGAGCGTGGCCGACGCCGACGGTGCCGAGAAGGACAGCATCGGCGCCTGA